A region of the Deltaproteobacteria bacterium genome:
GTCGCCCGCGTTCATCCAGCTCTTCGACCAGACTTCGATACTTAGACCGAAGCCAGCACACAATGGTCTCGTCTCTCATCCCTGCTCTTGTGCAGAGGCTCTCCACTCCGGTCAATCACTATTGCGGTAAGTTGTTTCCTGCCACCGCCTTAATGTGGGCTCACATGAGGTTGAACAAGTCTCCGGCAACTTCGATATAGTTCTTCATGTAGGTGTCGAACGACCCATCATACGAGGTCATTAACGCGAGTTTGGTGTCGTTCTCCAGAAACACAAACCGTGCGAAATGTACGGTGCCAACACGGTCGAGCACGTCGACCACTTGTTGATAGGCCTGCGACAGAATGAATTTGAGCGCTTGGACATGGAACGCATACGGTTGCTTGATCTCCATAATCGCGGTGAGTGCGGTTTGGATGGGTTGCGGACCAAAATCTGCCGCCAATTGCTTGGGAAAGAAGGTCCCATACTCTAACTTACCAAGTCGCCCCGGTGCGCGACGGAAGTTCTGCAGGGTCAGCAACGCGCGCACCATTTCCACGATTTGCGCTTGCGCGATATATTTTCCAAAGCAGTCGTGCCATCCCGTGCCGAAAATGAGATCGTCCGCATCAACCCACGGGCGGTCAGGACGGAACTCCGGGGCCTGTTCCCACTTCGCTTCATCCAACATGGCTGAACAAACACCGAGGAACACAATCGTCCCTTTTGCCACGGAGGTTTCCCGAGCGGTACCCGGAGCGAGCACGAGATCCTCATTCGCGATACGTAGTAGGAACGGTACTGGCGCATTGAAACGCAACGCTTCACGGATCATCCCCCATAACTGGCGGCGGCGCCCGTGATTCTCTGGTGCATCAGCTCCGGGCCGTCCAGCGGGGATCACTGTCTGTGCAACTTCTGTCGCCATCTCTTGCGCGCTACGGTGCGAGAGAAAGAAATCAACCGCATTACTCACCGCACTCGTCACATTATCAACCATGCCGTTCACCATCC
Encoded here:
- a CDS encoding cytochrome P450, producing the protein MAQHYLGFTDPDPADFGIPPLPHPPYPVPEPIEDPRPWLDPTFPCVANWVTTLNGAFIHGAFGRHFTFDPAALQPLLGRVPQVKRDVDAHMEKLIQAALGKEFGKAGGTSPTTILQKMVAAEQSALLFGTPQQKKQVGEKIGRDLVGMVNGMVDNVTSAVSNAVDFFLSHRSAQEMATEVAQTVIPAGRPGADAPENHGRRRQLWGMIREALRFNAPVPFLLRIANEDLVLAPGTARETSVAKGTIVFLGVCSAMLDEAKWEQAPEFRPDRPWVDADDLIFGTGWHDCFGKYIAQAQIVEMVRALLTLQNFRRAPGRLGKLEYGTFFPKQLAADFGPQPIQTALTAIMEIKQPYAFHVQALKFILSQAYQQVVDVLDRVGTVHFARFVFLENDTKLALMTSYDGSFDTYMKNYIEVAGDLFNLM